In a genomic window of Melitaea cinxia chromosome 2, ilMelCinx1.1, whole genome shotgun sequence:
- the LOC123660602 gene encoding odorant receptor 4-like gives MSSNVVATQEIHKTLKLCNFCTTKIGFSFIDEPPKSLIFKIYSLVWFLGSTLILALKLVGQINYAVTKLVTSASVVEFVAGLHIIGYDTMSFGKLLTIWYKRDIFRKLINELAYLWPTSSHDSRDIKQKKLSRLRIGQFSYAFWNILGLWLYNLTPVVIYVYRKIQGAPAQLGYIWHLSYPYDKTQPVYHELSFVFEICGGVVSVWAMLGSDILFMTMASHISMLLQLLQLKIRNLDPIEHDRNNQRIKSKDCYQNIISVIKIHQKLIMYGNNLEDAFSVVNLINVLLSSVNICCVVFNILLDPWMAMSNKFFLGAALTQVGILCWYADDIFRSSSGVANAVYESRWYENNIRCQRALLVLMQRSQKPLYFTALKFSSITMSTYSSILINSYSYFTLLYTVYRSD, from the exons ATGTCAAGTAACGTTGTCGCTACGCAAGAAATTCATAAAACTTTAAAGTTGTGCAACTTCTGTACAACGAAAATTGGTTTTTCTTTCATTGACGAACCACCAAAaagtttgatatttaaaatatattctctcGTATGGTTTCTTGGATCTACTTTGATATTAGCTTTAAAGTTAGTTGGACAAATTAACTATGCCGTAACGAAGCTAGTAACTTCGGCATCCGTTGTAGAATTCGTTGCAGGATTACATATTATTGGCTATGATACCATGA gTTTTGGCAAATTATTGACGATCTGGTACAAAAGAGATATTTTCAGAAAACTGATAAACGAACTCGCATACCTGTGGCCAACATCCAGCCATGATTCTAGGGATATCAAACAAAAGAAGCTTTCGAGACTCCGTATCGGTCAATTTT CGTATGCCTTTTGGAATATATTAGGACTATGGCTATATAACTTGACTCCGGTTGTGATATATGTGTACCGCAAGATTCAGGGCGCACCTGCTCAGTTAGGCTACATCTGGCACTTATCGTATCCATATGATAAGACGCAACCCg tataccacGAACTTTCCTTTGTCTTCGAAATCTGTGGAG gCGTGGTATCAGTCTGGGCAATGCTTGGATCTGATATTCTGTTTATGACAATGGCAAGTCACATAAGTATGTTACTACAGCTTTTACAGTTAAAGATACGGAACTTGGATCCCATCGAGCATGACCGCAATAACCAGCGAATTAAATCTAAAGattgttatcaaaatattatatctgtTATTAAAATACATCAGAAACTGATAAT GTACGGAAATAATTTAGAAGATGCCTTTTCCGTTGTGAACCTTATTAACGTTCTTTTAAGCTCAGTCAACATTTGCTGCGTCGTATTTAACATC cTCTTAGATCCGTGGATGGCAATGAGTAATAAGTTTTTCCTAGGTGCTGCCTTAACTCAAGTCGGTATCCTTTGTTGGTATGCTGACGATATTTTTAGATCA AGTTCAGGTGTAGCAAACGCGGTGTACGAAAGCAGGTGGTACGAAAACAACATACGCTGCCAACGAGCTCTACTAGTCTTGATGCAGAG ATCCCAGAAACCGCTTTATTTCACAGCGCTTAAATTTAGTTCAATCACCATGTCGACATACAGTTCG ATACTCATAAACTCGTACTCTTACTTTACATTGTTGTACACGGTTTATAGAAGTGACTGA